One part of the Halopenitus persicus genome encodes these proteins:
- a CDS encoding DNA topoisomerase I, which translates to MSRGPELIITEKDNAARRIADVLSGESAESDRVNGVNVYKWGGKRCIGLSGHVVGVDFPAEYDDWRDVEPVELIDAPVSKQPTQEGIVVALRRLARNASRVVIATDYDREGELIGKEAYELVREVNEDVPIDRVRFSSITENEVQNAFANPDDLDFDLAAAGEARQVIDLMWGAALTRFLSLSAGQLGDDFISVGRVQGPTLKLIVDREREIQAFDPESYWELSGALTKSGGDPFEASYFLLDADGNEADRVWDETVAETLSRALDAADGATVDDVRRRTRTDDPPAPFNTTQFIRAAGSLGYGAQRAMSIAEDLYTAGYITYPRTDNTVYPDDLDPRELLEAFLDTGFGEDAETLLDREAIEPTEGDEETTDHPPIHPTGEIPAASDLSEDEWEVYELVVRRFFATCAPAATWEHLRVVALANDEATAIAAEADPRAALRDPEAAESGQEPSLAADGGLRLKANGKRLLSAGYHDVYPYRSSSETIVPDVEVGEELALTERQLEGKETQPPRRYGQSRLIEEMESRGVGTKATRHNTIEKLYDRGYIENDPPRPTKLAEAVVEAAEEFADRIVSEEMTAQLEADMQAIAAGEADYEDVTAESREVLSAVFEALADSREEVGDHLRTSLKADKRLGPCPECGSDLLVRKSRYGSYFVGCDGYPDCEYTLPLPSTGKPLILDDVCENHDLHHVKMLAGRKTFVHGCPQCQADEADATEDTVIGDCPECGETEGGDLAIKQLRTGSRLVGCTRYPDCEYSLPLPRRGEIEITDETCEEHDLPHLRVHSGDEPWELGCPICNYREFQARENGSELEAIDGIGEKTAEKLADAGVEGVSALTEADPDDLAERVDGVGADRVRDWQAKAQ; encoded by the coding sequence ATGAGTCGCGGCCCCGAACTGATCATCACGGAGAAGGACAACGCCGCCCGGCGGATCGCGGACGTCCTCAGCGGGGAGTCCGCCGAGTCCGACCGGGTGAACGGCGTGAACGTCTACAAGTGGGGCGGAAAGCGGTGCATCGGCCTGTCGGGCCACGTCGTCGGGGTCGACTTCCCGGCGGAGTACGACGACTGGCGCGACGTCGAGCCCGTCGAGCTGATCGACGCCCCGGTCAGCAAGCAGCCGACCCAGGAGGGCATCGTCGTGGCCCTGCGGCGGCTCGCGCGCAACGCCTCACGCGTGGTCATCGCGACCGACTACGACCGGGAGGGCGAGCTGATCGGCAAGGAGGCCTACGAGCTCGTCCGCGAGGTGAACGAGGACGTCCCCATCGACCGCGTCCGGTTCTCCTCGATCACCGAAAACGAGGTGCAAAACGCCTTCGCGAACCCCGACGACCTGGATTTCGACCTGGCGGCAGCCGGCGAGGCCCGACAGGTCATCGACCTGATGTGGGGCGCCGCGCTCACCCGGTTCCTCTCGCTGTCGGCAGGCCAGCTTGGCGACGACTTCATTTCGGTCGGCCGAGTGCAGGGTCCGACGCTCAAGCTAATCGTCGACCGGGAACGCGAGATCCAGGCGTTCGACCCCGAGTCCTACTGGGAGCTGTCGGGTGCCCTCACCAAGTCGGGCGGCGACCCCTTCGAGGCGAGCTACTTCCTGCTGGACGCGGACGGCAACGAGGCGGACCGGGTCTGGGACGAGACCGTCGCGGAGACCCTTTCCCGTGCCCTCGATGCGGCCGACGGCGCGACCGTCGACGACGTCCGGCGCCGAACCCGCACCGACGACCCCCCGGCGCCGTTCAACACGACGCAGTTCATCCGCGCCGCGGGGTCGCTCGGCTACGGCGCCCAGCGCGCGATGTCGATCGCCGAGGACCTGTACACGGCGGGATACATCACCTATCCCCGAACCGACAACACCGTCTATCCCGACGACCTGGACCCCCGAGAGCTGCTCGAGGCCTTCCTCGACACCGGCTTCGGCGAGGACGCCGAGACGCTGCTCGACCGGGAGGCGATCGAGCCGACCGAGGGCGACGAGGAGACGACCGACCACCCGCCGATCCACCCGACCGGCGAGATCCCCGCCGCCTCGGACCTCTCCGAGGACGAGTGGGAGGTCTACGAGCTGGTCGTCCGCCGCTTCTTCGCCACCTGCGCGCCCGCGGCCACCTGGGAGCACCTGCGCGTGGTCGCGCTCGCGAACGACGAGGCCACCGCGATCGCCGCCGAGGCCGATCCCCGGGCAGCGCTTCGGGACCCCGAGGCGGCCGAGTCGGGCCAGGAACCCTCCCTGGCTGCCGACGGCGGGCTTCGGCTGAAGGCGAACGGGAAGCGGCTGCTTTCGGCCGGCTACCACGACGTCTATCCCTACCGGTCCTCGAGCGAGACGATCGTTCCCGACGTCGAGGTCGGCGAGGAGCTGGCGCTGACCGAGCGGCAGCTCGAGGGCAAGGAGACCCAGCCCCCGCGGCGGTACGGGCAGTCCCGGCTCATCGAGGAGATGGAGTCGCGCGGCGTGGGGACGAAGGCGACCCGGCACAACACGATCGAGAAGCTCTACGACCGCGGCTACATCGAGAACGACCCGCCGCGTCCCACCAAACTCGCGGAGGCGGTCGTCGAGGCCGCCGAGGAGTTCGCCGACCGGATCGTCTCCGAGGAGATGACCGCACAGCTCGAGGCGGATATGCAGGCGATCGCGGCCGGCGAGGCCGACTACGAGGACGTGACCGCCGAGTCCCGGGAGGTGCTGTCGGCCGTCTTCGAGGCGCTCGCCGACTCCCGTGAGGAGGTCGGCGACCACCTGCGGACGTCGCTCAAGGCGGACAAGCGGCTCGGTCCCTGTCCGGAGTGCGGCTCCGACTTGCTGGTCAGGAAGTCCCGGTACGGCTCCTACTTCGTGGGCTGTGACGGCTACCCCGACTGCGAGTACACCCTTCCGTTGCCCTCCACCGGAAAGCCGCTCATCCTGGATGACGTCTGTGAGAACCACGACCTCCACCACGTGAAGATGCTCGCGGGGCGGAAGACGTTCGTCCACGGCTGCCCGCAGTGTCAGGCCGACGAGGCCGACGCGACCGAGGACACGGTCATCGGCGACTGTCCGGAGTGTGGCGAGACGGAGGGCGGGGATCTCGCGATCAAGCAGCTCCGCACGGGCTCCCGGCTGGTCGGCTGTACGCGCTATCCCGACTGCGAGTACTCGCTGCCGCTGCCCCGCCGCGGCGAGATCGAGATCACCGACGAGACCTGCGAGGAACACGACCTGCCGCACCTCCGGGTGCACTCCGGCGACGAACCCTGGGAGCTTGGCTGTCCGATCTGCAACTACCGGGAGTTCCAGGCCCGCGAGAACGGCTCGGAGCTCGAGGCGATCGACGGGATCGGCGAGAAGACCGCCGAGAAGCTGGCCGACGCCGGCGTCGAGGGCGTCTCGGCGCTGACCGAGGCGGACCCCGACGACCTGGCCGAGCGCGTCGACGGCGTCGGCGCGGACCGGGTTCGCGACTGGCAGGCGAAGGCGCAGTAG